TAAGGTTTTTTCCTCTGCGGATGCTCTCGGCAACGGCAAGGAGGAGGTCCCTGACGTAGAGGTCGCTGACGGCGCTCGCGGTGACCTCCAGCGCCTGGACCATGGGCATGCCGCTTCGGATGAGGGAGTTGAGAACCCAGGCAAAGCGGGAGAGGATGAGCTTTCGGAAGAGCTGCCCAAAGATGGGGAGCCTGTGCCGCCGCTCGTCCCACCATCTTCTCCCCTTCTCAGACTGCACATAGAGGAAAAAGGCGAGCACTCCCCCGAGGAACCCGCCGTACACAAGGGGCCAGTTGGTATTCATGAAGCGGATGATGGAAAGGAGGAGAAGGGTGGGGAGAGGGAGCTCGATGTTGAATCCTTCAAAAAGGAGCAGGAACTGGGGAAAGACAAAGTAGACCAGGAAGAAGGAGACGGCAATCATGGCGACAACGAGGATAATCGGGTAGTACATCGCCGACTGAATCTTATCCCGCAGGTCCTTCTCCCACTCCAAATAGTCCGCCAGGCGTCCTAAGGTCCAGTCGAGGTTTCCCCCTGCTTCCCCGGACTGGGCCATCCCCACGATGACCCGGTTGAAGACCTTGGGGTACTCGGCGATTGCCTGGGAAAGGGAGTATCCCCGCTCGATTTTGGCGGCGATTTCGGTGATGACTTCGGAGAAGTAGCGGTTCTCGGTCTGGCGAGCCAAGCTCTGGAGGGCAGATAAGAGCGGCACGCCGGATTCAAGCATGACTGAAAGCCCCCGGGCGAAGGCGGCAAGTTCCTGGAGCTTAACCCTTTTCGGGGCAAAGAGGGAGGGGGATTTCTTGGGAGCTTCTACCTCCCCTTTTTCCTCGGTAATGGCGGTGACGAAAAGCCCCTCTTCCCGGAGCCGGAGGACCGCCTCCCGGATTCCGGGAGCTTCAATCCTTCCTGAGGAAATCTGGCCGTTTCGGCTTCGGGCGCGGTACATGTACGAGGGCATCAGAATCGATTCCTCCAGGTGGCGAATTCCTTCTGGTCAATGGCCCGGGAGAGGGCTTCCTCCCAGGTGACGAGACCTTTCTTGTAGAGCTCAAAGAGAGCCCGGTCCATGGTAATCATCCCTTCGGCTAAGGAAGCCTGCATGATGGTGTAAATCTGGTGGCTTTTCCCCTCCCGAATGAGGTTCCGAATGGCGGTGTTGGCAATCATGACTTCAACCGCAGGGACACGTCCCTTCCCATCGGCGCGCGGCAGAAGCTGCTGGGCAATGATGCCCTGGAGGCATCCGGCAAGCTGCACCCGAACCTGGGTCTGCTGGTGAGGCGGAAAAACATCAACAATCCGGTCCACGGTCTGGGGAGCGTTGTTCGTGTGGAGGGTGGCCAAAACGAGGTGTCCGGTTTCGGCAGCCTGAAGGGCGATGGAAATGGTTTCGAGACTCCGCATCTCTCCCACCAGGATGACATCCGGGTCTTCCCGGAGGGCATGGATGAGGGCG
This window of the Candidatus Caldatribacterium sp. genome carries:
- a CDS encoding type II secretion system F family protein translates to MPSYMYRARSRNGQISSGRIEAPGIREAVLRLREEGLFVTAITEEKGEVEAPKKSPSLFAPKRVKLQELAAFARGLSVMLESGVPLLSALQSLARQTENRYFSEVITEIAAKIERGYSLSQAIAEYPKVFNRVIVGMAQSGEAGGNLDWTLGRLADYLEWEKDLRDKIQSAMYYPIILVVAMIAVSFFLVYFVFPQFLLLFEGFNIELPLPTLLLLSIIRFMNTNWPLVYGGFLGGVLAFFLYVQSEKGRRWWDERRHRLPIFGQLFRKLILSRFAWVLNSLIRSGMPMVQALEVTASAVSDLYVRDLLLAVAESIRRGKNLTQSLLEHPFFPPFVVQMVSVGEEAGNLEFTLGKTTELYDKEIGIFVSRLSAIIEPVLTLIIGVGVFFVALAFFMPIFEMASRGMGGGM